A genomic window from Candidatus Bathyarchaeota archaeon includes:
- a CDS encoding carboxypeptidase-like regulatory domain-containing protein, which produces MDKRLQTMKNMLKVTSKLLLITALCSVSVIAVLFPSLSVYASTSNISGFLENENGEPLGLVKVQLLSGSSIIATSTSSSNGRFELTNINFGTYTLKFIKYGYAETEQTISLQNSETNVGTVVLNNAIELSSSTLSVITNPDAQISISFTIKNFGSSTQTVDLLTTNPDDWYSKISTNSYEIKKVSLTVGQSMSLQLDFIVPSTASIDNEYNVSVIAVGPVNSSFTFVVQIRNPSSALPTLNLHSPILSMVANSGEKLMLPFTVKNVGDTTESIVFSITAPVGWSSRILNDNGREITEASLSSGASVNLNLELIIPLDYTGDADLTLVAKGNTVATLEFTFDVETVTESIMGCRFPGKIAVPGDTVAFDIQLTNPFNVETRFSVSVGSLPANWTASVVTQSGESINEIILGAGESISLGVQVQTLSSAISDKTYEVVIVAESGNQQISSLPLTVTLEGDASAVAISTKFPDITVEAGAIVEYSITVTNLGDTNRLLLFSINAPSNWKAVVKSGNVEISRLSIDAGSSESFTIQVTPPSTVSLGSYDIDVQFTSESGALLGEKQLTATVVGAYSLNLSLSTLLKSTTSGDSVSFTATVTNTGYSYVTGVSLDFDAEDDWAVTISPTQVDMLMPQESCTFEVVVDTPSGTVSGDYMVTVGAVSDQNNSDQTQVRVTVNTSSSWAIYGIGIAAVLVLALVLVFKKFKRR; this is translated from the coding sequence ATGGACAAAAGACTGCAAACAATGAAAAACATGTTAAAAGTAACTTCAAAACTTTTGTTAATCACTGCTTTATGTTCTGTTTCGGTAATTGCTGTTCTTTTTCCTTCTTTGTCTGTTTATGCATCAACTTCAAACATTTCTGGTTTTCTTGAAAATGAAAACGGAGAGCCCTTAGGATTAGTTAAAGTTCAATTACTTTCTGGATCATCAATCATTGCGACAAGTACAAGCTCATCAAATGGGCGTTTCGAACTAACTAACATCAATTTTGGAACATATACCCTGAAATTTATTAAATATGGGTATGCAGAAACTGAACAAACCATTAGTTTACAAAATTCAGAAACTAATGTGGGCACTGTTGTTTTGAATAATGCCATAGAACTGTCCAGCTCAACATTAAGCGTAATAACTAATCCCGATGCTCAAATCTCAATTTCATTTACAATCAAAAATTTTGGTTCTTCAACCCAAACCGTGGACCTTTTAACCACAAATCCCGATGATTGGTATTCCAAGATCAGCACCAACAGTTATGAAATCAAAAAAGTGTCTTTAACTGTTGGACAGAGCATGTCCCTTCAGTTGGACTTTATTGTTCCATCAACTGCTTCTATTGATAATGAATACAATGTTTCAGTAATCGCAGTTGGACCTGTTAACTCATCTTTTACTTTTGTGGTTCAGATCAGAAATCCTTCATCGGCCTTGCCCACGTTGAATTTGCATTCTCCAATTCTTAGCATGGTGGCAAACTCTGGTGAAAAACTTATGTTGCCATTTACAGTCAAAAATGTTGGAGACACAACAGAGTCAATCGTTTTTTCAATAACTGCCCCTGTCGGTTGGTCTAGTCGAATCTTAAACGACAACGGTCGCGAGATAACCGAAGCTTCTTTGTCCTCTGGTGCAAGTGTAAATTTAAATTTAGAACTCATCATTCCCTTGGATTATACTGGTGACGCCGACCTAACCCTTGTTGCTAAAGGGAACACTGTTGCCACATTGGAATTTACCTTTGATGTTGAAACCGTAACTGAGTCCATAATGGGTTGTCGGTTTCCAGGAAAAATAGCAGTCCCAGGAGACACTGTTGCTTTTGACATACAATTAACTAATCCTTTCAATGTTGAAACAAGGTTTTCAGTATCTGTAGGTTCGTTGCCTGCTAATTGGACAGCTTCTGTTGTAACTCAAAGCGGTGAATCAATAAATGAAATAATTCTTGGTGCAGGTGAATCAATTTCGCTTGGGGTTCAAGTCCAAACCCTGAGTTCTGCAATTTCAGATAAAACATATGAAGTCGTGATTGTTGCCGAGTCTGGTAATCAACAGATAAGCTCTCTTCCGTTAACAGTGACTTTAGAAGGCGACGCAAGTGCAGTTGCAATTTCTACAAAATTCCCTGATATAACCGTCGAAGCAGGAGCAATCGTGGAATATTCTATCACAGTAACAAACTTGGGCGATACTAATCGACTACTACTCTTCTCAATTAATGCGCCCTCCAACTGGAAAGCTGTTGTCAAATCTGGAAATGTGGAAATTTCCCGTCTTTCTATAGACGCTGGAAGCTCTGAATCCTTCACTATTCAAGTTACGCCCCCAAGCACCGTGAGCCTTGGCTCTTACGACATTGATGTGCAATTTACGTCAGAAAGTGGAGCCTTGCTGGGTGAAAAACAACTAACTGCTACAGTAGTAGGCGCTTACTCTTTAAATCTGTCATTATCTACACTTCTAAAAAGCACAACCAGTGGAGATTCTGTTTCCTTTACTGCTACTGTCACAAACACAGGTTATTCGTATGTTACGGGAGTTAGTCTTGATTTTGACGCTGAAGACGATTGGGCTGTCACAATCAGTCCAACCCAAGTGGATATGCTCATGCCGCAAGAATCTTGCACCTTTGAAGTGGTTGTAGATACTCCATCAGGAACAGTTTCAGGAGATTACATGGTCACTGTTGGCGCGGTAAGTGACCAAAATAATTCTGACCAAACACAAGTTCGCGTTACAGTTAATACTTCCAGTTCGTGGGCAATCTATGGAATTGGAATAGCTGCTGTCCTAGTTTTAGCACTTGTTTTAGTCTTTAAAAAATTTAAAAGAAGGTAA
- a CDS encoding flavodoxin domain-containing protein gives MILPPTKVLENIFWVGAVDWNVRHFHGFSYSTHRGTTYNAYLIIDKKIALVDTVSHPFSREMIEKIKEIIDPSKIDYIIANHVESDHSGAIKDILKLAPNATIVGTESCKAGLEKHYFGNWKFQTVKTGDTLNLGERTLTFLEARMLHWPDSMFTYIEKDALLLSNDGFGQHLASSKRFDDEVDQDILMWEAGKYYANILWLYSALVLKKIEEVQKLGLKIEMIAPSHGMIWRKDPMKIITAYLKWAKGEADKKVIIVYDTMWKSTEKMAKAILDGIVSEGLEATLYRFPCSDNGDIIGEFLETKAILVGSSTINNGVLPTVSPFLREMEGLRPKNKIAAVFGSYGWGGGATATIEKSLKLSGMDLVAPALTTKWVPNKEELQKCYEFGQEFAKKVKASS, from the coding sequence ATGATTTTGCCTCCAACAAAAGTTTTAGAAAACATTTTTTGGGTCGGAGCCGTGGATTGGAACGTCAGACACTTTCACGGATTTTCATACTCCACCCATCGTGGAACAACATACAACGCATACCTAATTATCGACAAAAAAATAGCCCTAGTGGATACAGTATCCCATCCATTTTCAAGAGAAATGATTGAAAAAATCAAAGAAATAATTGACCCATCAAAAATCGATTACATTATTGCAAACCATGTTGAATCAGACCATTCAGGGGCAATCAAAGATATCCTCAAACTGGCACCTAATGCAACAATTGTAGGCACTGAAAGCTGTAAAGCAGGACTTGAAAAGCACTATTTTGGGAACTGGAAATTCCAAACAGTGAAAACAGGTGACACATTGAATTTGGGTGAAAGAACTTTAACGTTTCTTGAAGCTCGGATGCTTCATTGGCCAGATTCAATGTTCACGTATATAGAAAAAGATGCTTTGTTGTTGTCTAACGACGGGTTTGGTCAACATTTAGCGTCTTCAAAGCGATTCGATGATGAAGTAGATCAAGACATACTCATGTGGGAAGCTGGAAAATATTATGCAAACATTTTGTGGCTTTACAGTGCATTAGTGTTAAAAAAGATTGAAGAGGTACAAAAGCTTGGCTTGAAAATTGAAATGATTGCTCCAAGCCATGGAATGATCTGGCGAAAAGACCCAATGAAAATTATTACAGCATACCTGAAATGGGCAAAAGGCGAAGCAGACAAAAAAGTAATAATTGTTTATGATACAATGTGGAAAAGCACTGAAAAAATGGCCAAAGCAATTTTAGATGGAATAGTTAGTGAGGGACTAGAAGCTACACTGTATCGGTTTCCTTGTTCGGACAATGGTGATATTATTGGAGAATTTCTGGAAACCAAAGCAATTCTTGTTGGCTCATCAACAATCAACAATGGTGTTTTGCCGACAGTATCCCCATTCCTAAGAGAAATGGAAGGACTCAGACCAAAAAACAAGATTGCTGCCGTGTTTGGCTCATATGGTTGGGGCGGAGGAGCAACTGCTACGATAGAAAAATCATTGAAACTTTCAGGCATGGATTTAGTTGCACCTGCGTTAACGACAAAGTGGGTTCCAAACAAAGAAGAACTGCAGAAATGTTACGAGTTTGGTCAAGAGTTTGCTAAAAAGGTAAAAGCGTCATCTTAG
- the tsaA gene encoding tRNA (N6-threonylcarbamoyladenosine(37)-N6)-methyltransferase TrmO: MSLSNICLKPVGFVQTNATGKEVNDKPVISKIVFNEEYAEALMGIEDFSHLNVLFWLHEISEQDRKQLKARPCGRDDMPLLGLFATCTPRRPNPIGLTRVKLLDVTGNVVTVQGLDAFNGTPVLDIKPFDHWNKTADYKIPDWWKKIIKERKKKKNV; encoded by the coding sequence GTGTCTTTGAGTAATATCTGTTTAAAACCAGTGGGTTTTGTCCAAACAAATGCTACTGGCAAAGAAGTTAACGACAAACCTGTAATTTCAAAGATAGTATTTAATGAAGAATACGCCGAAGCTTTAATGGGAATCGAAGATTTTTCTCATTTGAATGTGTTATTTTGGCTCCATGAAATATCTGAACAAGACCGAAAACAGCTCAAAGCCAGACCCTGTGGAAGAGACGATATGCCATTACTTGGACTATTTGCAACCTGCACACCTAGGCGACCTAACCCGATTGGTTTAACCCGAGTCAAACTGCTAGACGTAACTGGCAACGTAGTTACAGTTCAAGGATTAGATGCCTTCAACGGCACCCCCGTGCTGGACATAAAACCTTTTGATCACTGGAACAAAACAGCAGACTATAAAATTCCTGACTGGTGGAAAAAAATAATAAAAGAAAGAAAAAAGAAGAAAAACGTCTAA
- a CDS encoding nascent polypeptide-associated complex protein, translating to MRRKMNPRNAKRMMQKMGMNMGEMPEVEEVIFKTSTKEIVVENAQVAVIDMGGQKIFQVTGQVTERALEGEAETVEIPEEDAQLVADQTGKTVEDAKRALEQSDGDLAKAILLLQTGG from the coding sequence ATGCGCCGAAAAATGAACCCCCGAAATGCAAAACGTATGATGCAAAAAATGGGTATGAATATGGGAGAAATGCCCGAAGTAGAAGAAGTAATTTTCAAAACCAGCACCAAAGAAATCGTCGTTGAAAACGCCCAAGTTGCTGTAATTGACATGGGTGGACAAAAAATCTTTCAAGTCACTGGGCAAGTTACCGAACGTGCCCTAGAAGGCGAAGCAGAAACAGTAGAAATTCCTGAAGAAGACGCTCAACTTGTCGCAGACCAAACCGGAAAAACTGTAGAAGACGCCAAACGAGCCCTTGAGCAAAGCGATGGAGACCTTGCTAAAGCCATACTGCTTTTACAAACGGGTGGATAA
- a CDS encoding pseudouridine synthase — MDEMALQKIRTVADFQFGKGTGSTFFPDDVQIDYSKNTGKIRYVYLNEELLATLRPTVGMFVLAVAGAKRIVSHVSPLRLWVKLEDFAEPFVADGRSAFAKHVIDADPEIRPNEEVIVISQKGEVLAVGRAVLSGTEMLAFNKGIAVKVRHGTAEKS; from the coding sequence ATGGATGAAATGGCACTTCAGAAGATACGAACTGTAGCAGATTTCCAGTTTGGAAAAGGCACGGGTTCCACATTTTTTCCAGATGATGTACAAATTGACTATTCTAAAAACACTGGAAAAATCCGTTACGTTTACCTAAATGAAGAATTACTTGCTACCCTCAGACCTACTGTAGGCATGTTCGTTTTAGCTGTTGCTGGAGCCAAACGCATTGTATCCCATGTTAGTCCTTTGCGGCTCTGGGTTAAACTTGAAGATTTTGCTGAACCTTTTGTTGCTGACGGAAGAAGCGCCTTTGCAAAACACGTAATTGATGCTGACCCGGAAATCCGACCTAATGAGGAAGTTATTGTTATCAGCCAAAAAGGTGAAGTTTTGGCTGTTGGTCGGGCTGTTCTTTCTGGAACTGAAATGCTGGCTTTCAACAAAGGAATCGCTGTTAAAGTTAGGCATGGAACAGCGGAAAAAAGTTAA
- a CDS encoding DNA topoisomerase I — protein sequence METLHHNGVLIPEPYQGKGLTVKIYDKEVKLTTEQEELAVAWAKKVGTPYVEDKIFAKNFHEDFSEKLGIKVKPGDVDFSAIVALVQEEREYKKNLPKEEKKRLAADRKILREENKEKYGFAYVDGEKMELANYVAEPSSIFMGRGNHPMRGKWKQGPVKEDVILNLSPDAPRPEGNWNEIVWEPEAIWIARWQDKLSGKMKYVWFSDSCSFKQQKEIEKFDKAVAFKKNLSKVKKHIESNLASEDVKRRKTATVCFLIDKLKIRVGDEKDPDEADTVGASTLRKEHIKINGDGTVSFNFLGKDSVPHIFTTKLPELVIKNLEEFSANTDAALFEGVGSSQVSEFLDEVMTGLSAKVFRTLYATDAVKNKLDKTPVEPDQPEYIKKYVATMANLEAAKVCNHKRTISSSWKSSLQKKKDRIVVLKNRAKVAQNKIKERIKDAETKHEERMVTQTERLMAAEAKLEQYKLQLEENKKQNKDVTTLNKRVKRQQELVTRQKQRIKDMKAKQADRIETLKESLEKRKERDARALEKMELKITVQKETKDYNVSTSLKSYIDPRVYYEWGKKVQYDWKQYYAKSLHKKFSWLDCQDMQK from the coding sequence ATGGAAACACTTCATCACAATGGCGTACTAATTCCAGAACCTTACCAAGGAAAAGGTCTAACAGTAAAAATATACGATAAAGAAGTCAAGCTAACAACAGAACAAGAAGAGTTAGCAGTAGCATGGGCAAAAAAAGTTGGAACCCCCTACGTTGAGGATAAGATCTTTGCGAAGAATTTTCACGAAGATTTTTCAGAAAAACTGGGAATCAAAGTCAAACCAGGAGATGTAGATTTTTCGGCCATAGTTGCCCTTGTTCAAGAAGAACGAGAATACAAAAAAAATCTTCCAAAAGAAGAAAAGAAACGTTTGGCAGCTGACCGAAAAATTCTCCGAGAAGAAAACAAAGAAAAATATGGTTTCGCCTACGTTGACGGCGAAAAAATGGAGCTAGCCAATTATGTTGCAGAGCCCAGTTCAATTTTCATGGGTCGAGGAAACCATCCAATGAGGGGAAAATGGAAACAAGGACCAGTGAAAGAGGACGTTATATTGAATTTGTCGCCAGATGCCCCAAGACCCGAAGGCAACTGGAACGAAATTGTGTGGGAACCTGAAGCCATCTGGATTGCCCGTTGGCAAGACAAACTCAGTGGCAAAATGAAGTATGTATGGTTTTCTGATTCGTGCAGTTTTAAACAGCAAAAAGAGATAGAAAAATTTGACAAAGCTGTTGCGTTTAAAAAGAATCTTTCAAAAGTCAAAAAACACATTGAAAGTAATCTTGCTTCAGAAGATGTGAAGAGGAGAAAAACTGCAACTGTTTGTTTTCTTATTGATAAACTAAAAATTAGGGTTGGGGACGAAAAAGACCCCGACGAAGCAGATACTGTTGGTGCGTCTACTCTTCGAAAAGAGCACATCAAAATCAATGGCGATGGCACAGTTTCCTTCAACTTTTTGGGAAAAGACAGCGTTCCTCACATTTTCACTACAAAGCTTCCTGAATTAGTGATTAAGAATCTTGAAGAGTTTTCAGCAAACACTGATGCAGCCCTATTTGAAGGGGTAGGTTCCAGTCAAGTAAGCGAATTCTTAGATGAAGTAATGACAGGTCTTTCTGCGAAGGTTTTCCGTACTTTGTATGCTACGGATGCAGTGAAGAATAAGTTAGATAAAACTCCAGTTGAACCTGATCAGCCCGAATACATCAAAAAATATGTTGCAACAATGGCAAATCTTGAAGCTGCAAAGGTGTGCAATCACAAACGGACGATTTCTAGCAGTTGGAAGTCATCCTTACAAAAGAAGAAAGACCGCATTGTTGTTTTGAAGAATCGGGCCAAAGTTGCTCAGAATAAGATTAAAGAGCGGATCAAAGACGCAGAAACAAAGCATGAAGAGCGCATGGTTACACAAACAGAACGTTTGATGGCGGCTGAAGCAAAGTTGGAGCAGTACAAACTTCAATTGGAAGAAAACAAAAAACAAAACAAAGACGTTACAACCCTAAATAAACGAGTAAAGCGCCAACAGGAATTAGTAACGCGCCAGAAGCAGCGCATCAAAGACATGAAAGCCAAACAAGCAGATCGGATAGAAACTCTAAAAGAAAGTTTAGAGAAGCGTAAAGAGCGAGACGCTAGGGCATTAGAAAAGATGGAACTTAAGATTACCGTTCAGAAAGAAACAAAAGACTACAATGTTTCAACTTCTCTGAAAAGCTATATCGATCCACGAGTCTATTACGAATGGGGTAAAAAGGTGCAGTATGACTGGAAGCAGTACTATGCAAAGTCTTTGCACAAGAAATTCAGTTGGCTGGATTGTCAAGACATGCAAAAATAA
- a CDS encoding NAD(P)H-hydrate dehydratase → MVTETVTSSEMRAIETNAEYYGISLLQLMEIAGKNVADEIASRFTPKKTKVAIFCGSGGNGGDGFVAARYLACLGFNIEIVVATRASNIVHESAKHNWNALQPLRNLITITEVKDSTLIPDVKADVVVDAMLGIGSEGKLRPPILQLVEKINTMEAFCVAVDAPTGLNSDSGEILGSAIKADITVTFYKAKPGLKNAKEFTGEIIVKNIGVPEELEKFAGPGDVTFAVKPRLPQAHKGEFGRLLVIGGSNTFSGAPALAALAGLRTGVDIATIAAPEKTATTIAGMSPALITIKLKGKHLNTNNVDAIKEQVDSATAVVLGPGLGVHDETKEAVKEIIKHVEKTGVSLLLDADGLKAFADFKRKLDCPSVLTPHAKEYEILMGTSLPIALEEKIKHVNNSAKELGATILLKGPVDVISDGKNVKLNFTGNQGMTVGGTGDVLSGVAGGLLAMGVDPFCASVAGAFVNGASGDFVAMEKGFHMLPTDLLDWIPHVIDDPMSHLEVRMNQR, encoded by the coding sequence GTGGTAACAGAAACAGTAACTAGTTCAGAAATGCGGGCAATAGAAACCAACGCCGAATACTACGGCATTTCTCTTTTGCAACTCATGGAAATAGCAGGAAAAAACGTTGCAGACGAGATAGCTTCACGATTTACACCAAAAAAAACTAAAGTTGCAATATTTTGTGGCTCCGGCGGAAACGGGGGTGATGGTTTTGTTGCAGCCCGTTATTTAGCTTGTTTAGGATTCAATATTGAAATCGTTGTTGCTACCCGCGCCTCAAATATTGTTCATGAATCAGCCAAACATAACTGGAATGCCCTGCAGCCTCTTAGAAATCTTATCACAATCACGGAAGTTAAAGATTCTACGCTTATTCCCGACGTGAAAGCAGATGTTGTTGTTGATGCAATGTTAGGAATCGGGTCAGAGGGAAAATTACGCCCACCCATTTTGCAGCTAGTAGAAAAAATTAACACGATGGAAGCCTTTTGTGTTGCAGTAGATGCCCCAACGGGTTTAAACTCTGACAGTGGAGAAATTTTAGGCAGTGCAATAAAAGCTGACATTACAGTTACATTTTATAAAGCAAAACCCGGACTGAAAAATGCCAAAGAATTCACTGGAGAAATTATTGTAAAAAACATAGGGGTGCCTGAAGAGCTTGAAAAGTTTGCAGGACCAGGGGATGTAACTTTTGCAGTTAAGCCACGTTTGCCCCAAGCACATAAAGGGGAATTTGGCAGGCTATTAGTAATTGGAGGAAGTAACACGTTTTCAGGTGCACCTGCCCTCGCAGCACTGGCTGGTTTGCGCACAGGAGTTGATATAGCAACAATTGCAGCTCCAGAAAAAACAGCTACTACCATTGCAGGAATGTCACCTGCTTTGATTACTATAAAACTTAAAGGAAAACACCTGAACACCAACAATGTAGATGCCATTAAAGAACAGGTAGATTCAGCTACCGCAGTTGTTTTGGGTCCTGGTTTGGGGGTGCATGATGAAACCAAAGAAGCGGTTAAAGAAATTATTAAACATGTAGAAAAAACTGGGGTTTCTTTGCTTTTGGATGCTGATGGGCTTAAAGCATTTGCAGATTTCAAACGAAAACTAGATTGTCCATCGGTGTTAACGCCGCATGCCAAAGAATATGAAATTCTAATGGGAACTAGTTTACCCATCGCTTTAGAAGAGAAAATAAAACATGTAAATAATTCAGCGAAAGAACTTGGGGCAACCATACTGTTGAAGGGACCAGTTGATGTGATTTCTGATGGAAAAAACGTTAAGCTGAATTTTACGGGCAACCAGGGAATGACTGTTGGTGGAACTGGTGATGTTTTGTCAGGTGTTGCTGGAGGTTTACTTGCAATGGGAGTTGACCCGTTCTGTGCTTCGGTTGCTGGGGCGTTTGTTAATGGTGCTTCAGGAGATTTTGTTGCGATGGAAAAAGGATTTCACATGTTGCCAACGGATCTTCTGGATTGGATTCCCCATGTAATTGATGACCCCATGTCCCATCTGGAGGTGCGGATGAATCAGCGTTAG
- a CDS encoding DUF367 family protein, producing the protein MSVRPVKVTVYHAKQCDPRKCSSLKLKRHNLVRLVHRAKELPRGAVILDPFTPKAFSPADRQSLEKKGLSALDCSWVHAKEVFDMQLHLVPRCLPYLVASNPVNYGKPTKLSTVEALAAALYISGFRDQATELLSKFNWGLQFIALNKELLDGYSEAKDSAEVVQVQTDYLNQIDTPK; encoded by the coding sequence ATCAGCGTTAGACCAGTAAAAGTTACGGTTTATCACGCAAAACAATGTGACCCTAGAAAATGTAGCTCGTTGAAACTAAAGCGCCATAATTTAGTGCGCCTTGTTCACCGAGCTAAAGAACTCCCCAGAGGGGCAGTAATTCTGGACCCCTTTACACCCAAAGCTTTCTCTCCTGCTGATCGGCAAAGCCTAGAAAAAAAAGGTTTGTCGGCATTGGATTGTAGTTGGGTACATGCAAAAGAGGTTTTTGATATGCAGTTACATTTGGTTCCTCGTTGTTTGCCTTATTTGGTTGCATCAAATCCGGTAAATTATGGCAAGCCTACTAAACTTAGCACGGTTGAGGCTTTAGCTGCAGCTTTGTATATTTCAGGTTTTCGTGACCAAGCAACCGAATTATTGTCCAAGTTCAACTGGGGATTGCAATTCATTGCATTGAATAAGGAACTCTTGGACGGTTATTCAGAAGCAAAAGATAGCGCAGAAGTGGTTCAGGTACAAACAGATTACCTAAATCAAATTGATACACCAAAATAG
- a CDS encoding radical SAM protein, with the protein MSENLPEMPYLRNIGLIVTYKCQVACPHCIIEAGPKRKEALQPETAQNWIEQIANYRNGYIKVLSLTGGEPFYNICNLQQISSMGEENGLLVSAVTNAFWAITPKKAIDILQNLPAIKMLAISADAYHQKEIPFERVQNAVHAAKKLDIPFQIAVCTENHDDPEYKKIVQKLEEITDSEKIKTAITFPVGRAQKLNKNNYSTSKVPPVSACSAGSSPIIFPNGNIIGCIGPVINIKTHHPLLLGNLNKKPLEEILNLSEKNPIYHAIRIWGPQKLISMANEAGLSKHLPTEYVENSICHACYNLLSNDKIRSFLGTLANDFVFQRKVAYARLYYLRENQMFDRMKPELLRHELLRA; encoded by the coding sequence ATGAGCGAAAACCTACCCGAAATGCCCTACTTGCGAAATATAGGACTAATTGTCACTTACAAATGCCAAGTAGCCTGTCCTCACTGCATCATAGAAGCCGGACCAAAAAGAAAAGAAGCCCTTCAACCCGAAACTGCACAAAACTGGATAGAACAAATAGCAAACTACCGAAATGGATACATCAAAGTCCTTTCCCTTACTGGCGGAGAACCTTTCTACAACATCTGCAATCTACAACAAATTTCTTCTATGGGCGAAGAAAACGGATTACTTGTCTCGGCAGTAACCAACGCATTCTGGGCGATAACACCAAAAAAAGCTATAGACATTTTACAAAACCTTCCAGCCATCAAAATGCTCGCCATAAGTGCAGACGCTTACCACCAAAAAGAAATCCCCTTCGAGCGGGTACAAAACGCAGTTCACGCTGCCAAAAAACTGGACATTCCCTTTCAAATTGCAGTATGCACAGAAAACCACGACGACCCTGAATACAAAAAAATTGTCCAAAAACTAGAAGAAATAACCGATTCAGAAAAAATCAAAACTGCAATAACCTTCCCCGTTGGCAGGGCACAAAAACTAAATAAAAACAATTACAGCACAAGCAAGGTTCCCCCTGTTTCTGCATGTTCTGCGGGTAGTTCACCAATAATTTTTCCTAACGGAAACATAATTGGTTGTATCGGACCGGTAATCAACATAAAAACTCATCACCCCTTGCTACTGGGTAACCTAAACAAAAAACCCCTTGAAGAAATTTTGAACCTTTCAGAAAAAAACCCAATTTATCACGCAATTAGAATCTGGGGTCCACAAAAACTAATTTCAATGGCAAACGAAGCAGGTTTGAGTAAACATCTTCCAACAGAATACGTTGAAAACAGCATTTGTCACGCTTGCTATAATCTGTTGTCCAATGACAAAATTAGAAGTTTTCTTGGAACACTTGCTAATGATTTTGTATTTCAACGAAAAGTTGCTTACGCTCGGCTTTATTACCTGCGGGAAAATCAAATGTTTGACCGAATGAAGCCAGAACTTCTACGACATGAGTTGTTACGGGCTTAA
- a CDS encoding MarR family transcriptional regulator, with product MAHEAIEKAKSLLTNKENVEKVKSLLARKTSTVEEPKQPMIQEDFGRTKKSKLVMCIEILCNLVSKGPMKLSQLQDQMEIDQARLTAHLRLLWDRGLIEEEQFDDDQIYYLVTQRGKTVLKVVSPILKEAHKIQMQEYHYLTNTLEGAGYT from the coding sequence ATGGCACACGAGGCAATAGAAAAGGCAAAATCGCTACTAACCAACAAAGAAAACGTAGAAAAAGTCAAATCTTTGCTTGCAAGAAAAACATCAACAGTTGAAGAACCAAAACAACCCATGATTCAAGAAGATTTTGGAAGAACAAAGAAATCAAAATTGGTAATGTGTATCGAAATTCTTTGCAATTTAGTTTCTAAAGGTCCAATGAAATTGTCCCAACTACAAGACCAAATGGAAATAGATCAAGCACGTTTAACCGCCCATCTAAGACTACTATGGGATAGAGGTCTCATCGAAGAAGAACAATTCGATGACGATCAAATATATTATCTAGTAACCCAACGTGGAAAAACAGTCCTTAAAGTAGTCAGCCCAATCCTGAAAGAAGCTCACAAAATCCAAATGCAAGAATACCACTACTTAACAAACACTCTCGAAGGCGCAGGCTACACCTAA